The proteins below are encoded in one region of Bacteroides uniformis:
- a CDS encoding AI-2E family transporter, with product MERKKITFDSFIRGVILGVIIIGILMLFKRLSGVLLPFFIAWLIAYLIYPLVTFFQYRLRLKNRVISIFCALFSILIVGGTAFYLLVPPMMDEFVRVKDLVIDYFSNGTHDGNVPKTLSEFLRENIDTQFVTQLFKEENMLNAIKETVPRLWSLLSESVNLLFSFFTFFLILLYIVFILLDYESISEGWTHLVPQKYRPFVINVMNDVKDGMNRYFRGQAFVALCVGILFSIGFLIIDFPLAIGLGLFIGALNLVPYLQIIGFIPTIVLAILKAADTGGNFWIIIASALAVFIIVQAIQDGFIVPRVMGKITGLNPAIILLSLSIWGSLMGMLGMIIALPLTTLMLSYYQRFIINREKIHKFEQTDNQQEE from the coding sequence ATGGAACGCAAAAAGATTACATTCGACAGTTTTATCCGCGGTGTCATACTCGGTGTCATTATTATCGGCATCCTTATGCTCTTCAAGCGTCTAAGCGGCGTATTGCTGCCATTCTTCATCGCATGGCTCATTGCCTATCTGATATACCCCCTGGTCACCTTCTTCCAGTACAGATTAAGGCTCAAGAACCGGGTCATATCCATCTTCTGCGCCTTATTCAGTATTCTGATTGTAGGAGGAACCGCCTTCTATCTGCTTGTGCCTCCCATGATGGACGAATTCGTCAGGGTAAAAGATTTGGTAATAGACTACTTTTCCAACGGAACCCACGACGGCAATGTGCCCAAAACACTCTCTGAATTCCTTCGTGAGAACATAGACACCCAGTTTGTCACCCAATTGTTCAAGGAAGAGAATATGCTGAACGCCATCAAGGAAACCGTTCCCCGGCTCTGGTCCTTGTTGTCAGAATCCGTCAATCTGCTGTTCAGTTTCTTCACTTTCTTCCTCATTCTTCTCTATATAGTTTTCATATTGCTGGATTACGAAAGCATTTCCGAAGGGTGGACCCACCTGGTACCACAGAAATACCGGCCCTTCGTAATCAATGTAATGAACGATGTGAAAGACGGCATGAACAGATACTTCCGCGGACAAGCATTCGTGGCATTGTGTGTCGGTATTCTGTTCAGTATAGGCTTTCTGATTATTGATTTCCCACTGGCCATTGGACTCGGCTTGTTCATCGGCGCTTTAAACCTAGTACCTTATTTGCAGATTATCGGCTTTATACCTACCATCGTGCTGGCCATACTGAAAGCAGCGGATACGGGAGGAAACTTCTGGATTATCATTGCATCGGCCCTTGCGGTATTCATCATAGTACAAGCCATTCAAGACGGATTCATCGTACCGCGTGTCATGGGGAAGATTACGGGCCTGAATCCTGCCATCATCTTACTGTCTTTATCGATTTGGGGGTCATTGATGGGGATGCTGGGTATGATTATAGCACTTCCGCTTACCACCCTTATGCTCTCCTACTATCAACGTTTCATCATAAACAGAGAAAAAATTCACAAGTTTGAACAGACTGATAATCAACAAGAAGAGTAA
- a CDS encoding winged helix-turn-helix domain-containing protein, whose amino-acid sequence MKSIEKATNNMKMVYSILCNLKKCTIFELQKLTKFRDVDLCLALGYLLQNNQIYQKRIDNMVYYGVIAK is encoded by the coding sequence ATGAAGAGTATTGAGAAGGCGACCAATAATATGAAAATGGTATATTCCATTTTGTGCAATCTTAAGAAGTGTACAATCTTTGAATTGCAGAAACTGACGAAGTTCAGGGATGTGGATTTGTGTTTGGCCTTGGGGTATCTGCTGCAGAATAACCAGATTTATCAGAAGCGTATTGATAACATGGTTTACTATGGAGTCATCGCAAAATGA
- a CDS encoding MATE family efflux transporter, which yields MKRDAIDLSTLNVFTLFRKYFVPTLLGMLSMSAVTAIDGIFVGHGVGSDGIAAVNICVPLLMLFTGIGLMVGAGCSVVASIQLSRGKSKSARLNVTQALLFVTIVALIPSVLMMAFPAETARMLGSSEHLLPMVTDYLLWFVPSWVFQIWITVSLFVIRLDGSPKLAMLCSLITAVINVVLDWLFIFPFGWGVMGAAFATSISIMVGGLVAMVYLLFYARHLRLQPLKWSVKSLRLSVRNIGYQWRIGSSALLGEATLAVLMFVGNQVFMSYLGDDGVGAFGIACYYIPFVFMVGNAIAQSAQPIISYNFGLGYKERVMTAERIALLTAVVCGVVATVAFTVYPYLLVGLFISLDSEAAKIAIHGFPYFASGFVFFIVNIAVVGYFQSVERIKPATIFALLRGFVFLIPSFILLPKFLGVSGIWLAMPLSEALTIIVILLFVLKHRYAYKVSSQLITS from the coding sequence ATGAAAAGAGATGCAATTGATTTGAGTACACTGAATGTGTTTACATTGTTTCGGAAATATTTTGTTCCTACGTTGCTGGGTATGCTCAGTATGTCGGCCGTAACAGCGATTGATGGGATATTTGTCGGGCATGGAGTAGGTAGCGACGGGATTGCGGCCGTAAATATCTGTGTCCCTTTACTGATGCTTTTTACGGGAATCGGGCTTATGGTTGGTGCCGGGTGTTCTGTGGTCGCTTCTATCCAATTGTCGAGAGGCAAAAGCAAGTCTGCTCGGTTGAATGTGACACAAGCATTACTGTTTGTAACGATTGTAGCTTTGATACCCTCTGTTTTGATGATGGCTTTTCCGGCAGAAACAGCCCGGATGCTCGGCTCTTCCGAACATCTGTTGCCTATGGTGACGGATTATCTGCTGTGGTTTGTTCCGTCATGGGTCTTTCAGATATGGATAACGGTGTCGCTGTTTGTCATCCGCCTGGACGGTTCTCCAAAGCTGGCTATGTTGTGCAGCCTGATTACGGCTGTAATCAATGTGGTGCTCGACTGGCTGTTTATCTTTCCTTTTGGCTGGGGGGTCATGGGAGCGGCATTTGCCACTTCCATCAGCATCATGGTTGGCGGACTGGTGGCGATGGTCTATCTACTGTTTTATGCTCGGCATTTGCGCTTACAACCACTCAAATGGAGTGTCAAGAGCCTGCGGCTTTCCGTGCGGAATATTGGTTACCAGTGGCGTATCGGTTCTTCTGCCTTATTGGGAGAGGCAACGCTTGCTGTGCTTATGTTCGTCGGGAACCAGGTATTTATGTCCTATCTGGGGGACGATGGCGTAGGGGCATTCGGTATAGCGTGCTATTATATTCCTTTTGTTTTCATGGTAGGTAATGCTATTGCACAATCTGCCCAGCCTATTATCAGCTATAATTTCGGACTGGGCTACAAGGAAAGAGTGATGACGGCGGAACGTATTGCGTTGCTGACGGCTGTGGTTTGCGGTGTGGTTGCAACGGTGGCATTCACTGTTTATCCTTATCTGCTGGTTGGCCTTTTCATCAGTCTTGACAGTGAAGCGGCGAAGATAGCGATACACGGTTTCCCCTATTTTGCAAGCGGCTTTGTCTTTTTCATTGTGAATATTGCTGTGGTAGGTTATTTTCAGAGTGTTGAAAGAATAAAGCCAGCTACGATTTTTGCTTTGTTGCGTGGCTTTGTTTTCCTTATTCCGAGTTTTATTTTGTTGCCGAAGTTCTTGGGTGTGTCGGGAATCTGGTTGGCAATGCCACTCTCGGAGGCTTTGACAATCATTGTGATTCTGCTTTTTGTTCTGAAGCATCGGTATGCTTATAAAGTTTCCAGCCAACTCATTACGTCGTAG
- the rsmI gene encoding 16S rRNA (cytidine(1402)-2'-O)-methyltransferase, with translation MGKLYVVPTPVGNLEDMTFRAIRILKEVDLILAEDTRTSGILLKHFEIKNVMQSHHKFNEHKTVESVVNRIKGGETVALISDAGTPGISDPGFLVVRECVRNGIEVQCLPGATAFVPALVASGLPNEKFCFEGFLPQKKGRMTRLKALAGERRTMVFYESPHRLVKALAQFTEHFGAGRQASVSREISKVHEETVRGTLTELIEHFTANEPRGEIVIVVAGIDD, from the coding sequence ATGGGAAAACTTTATGTAGTGCCTACCCCGGTAGGGAATTTGGAAGATATGACATTCCGTGCTATCCGGATTCTGAAAGAAGTGGATTTAATATTGGCTGAGGATACACGTACTTCCGGCATATTGCTGAAACACTTCGAAATAAAGAATGTGATGCAATCTCACCATAAATTTAATGAACATAAAACGGTTGAAAGTGTTGTTAATAGAATAAAGGGGGGAGAAACTGTAGCTTTGATTTCGGATGCAGGTACACCGGGTATATCCGACCCGGGCTTTCTGGTGGTCAGAGAGTGTGTGCGCAACGGCATCGAAGTGCAATGCCTGCCGGGAGCGACAGCTTTTGTGCCGGCATTAGTGGCTTCCGGATTGCCGAATGAGAAGTTCTGTTTTGAAGGTTTTCTTCCACAGAAGAAAGGAAGGATGACTCGCCTGAAGGCATTGGCCGGGGAGCGTCGTACCATGGTGTTCTATGAGTCTCCCCACAGATTGGTAAAAGCTTTGGCGCAGTTTACCGAACATTTCGGTGCCGGACGTCAGGCATCTGTTTCGCGGGAAATTTCAAAGGTGCACGAAGAAACGGTGCGTGGAACGCTTACAGAATTAATAGAACATTTCACGGCGAACGAACCGCGCGGTGAAATTGTGATTGTAGTAGCAGGAATAGACGATTAA
- a CDS encoding Cbp1 family collagen-binding glycoprotein adhesin, producing the protein MKKLAVLIVCAAVMASCDSFSGGSKNQLKAENDSLLMELTQRNAELDEMMGTFNDISEGFRQINAAESRVDLQRGAVAEGSLNAKQQIASDIEFIRKQMEENKEQIAKLQSMLKNSKNNSVQLKRAVESLTQELVAKTQRIEELQAELASKNIRIQELDAAVTGLSSEKEELTAENEAKAKTVAEQDKALNTAWFVFGTKKELKDQKILTNTGLFKKGQVLKDSDINKDYFTQVDIRTTKEIKLYSKDADILTTHPAGSYALEKDDKGQLTLKITNPKDFWSVSKYLVIQVK; encoded by the coding sequence ATGAAAAAGTTAGCAGTTTTAATTGTATGCGCGGCTGTAATGGCTTCGTGTGACAGTTTCTCTGGTGGCAGTAAGAACCAGCTGAAAGCTGAAAATGATTCTTTATTGATGGAACTGACTCAGCGTAATGCTGAATTAGACGAGATGATGGGTACTTTCAATGATATTTCAGAGGGATTCCGCCAGATTAATGCGGCGGAGAGCCGTGTGGATTTGCAACGTGGCGCTGTGGCAGAAGGCTCTTTGAATGCCAAGCAGCAGATTGCGTCGGACATTGAATTTATCCGTAAACAGATGGAAGAGAACAAGGAGCAGATTGCCAAACTGCAATCTATGTTGAAGAACAGCAAAAACAACTCTGTTCAGTTGAAGAGAGCTGTAGAATCTTTGACTCAGGAGTTGGTGGCAAAGACTCAGCGTATTGAAGAATTGCAGGCTGAGCTGGCTTCCAAGAATATCCGTATCCAGGAACTGGATGCTGCCGTGACCGGCTTGTCTAGTGAGAAGGAGGAATTGACTGCCGAAAATGAGGCGAAGGCCAAAACCGTTGCCGAGCAAGATAAGGCACTTAACACAGCTTGGTTTGTGTTTGGCACAAAGAAGGAGCTGAAAGACCAGAAGATATTGACAAATACCGGGCTTTTCAAAAAAGGCCAGGTGCTGAAAGATTCTGATATCAACAAGGACTACTTTACACAAGTGGATATCCGTACGACAAAAGAGATTAAACTATACTCCAAAGATGCTGATATCTTGACCACTCATCCTGCTGGCTCTTATGCGTTGGAGAAAGATGATAAAGGACAGCTGACTTTGAAGATTACAAATCCGAAAGACTTCTGGAGTGTGTCCAAGTATTTGGTAATCCAAGTAAAATAA
- a CDS encoding YjjG family noncanonical pyrimidine nucleotidase: MASQYKNLFFDLDDTLWAFSLNARDTFEEMYHKYDYGRFFRSFLHFYTLYQHRNTELWEEYGRGQVSKEELNRQRFLYPLEAVGARDVALAEAFSDDFFSVIPTKNRLMPHAYEVLEYLAGKYNLYILSNGFQELQCHKMRSAGIDRFFKKIVLSDDIGILKPWPEIFHFALSATQSEVRDSLMIGDSWENDVAGAKGVGMHQVFYNVTGKEELPFQPTYHISNLKELMQIL; the protein is encoded by the coding sequence ATGGCATCTCAATATAAAAACCTCTTTTTTGATCTGGACGATACGCTTTGGGCATTTTCCCTTAATGCACGTGATACATTCGAAGAAATGTATCACAAGTATGACTATGGTCGTTTCTTTCGCTCTTTCCTGCATTTCTATACTCTTTATCAGCATCGTAATACAGAACTGTGGGAAGAATACGGTAGAGGGCAGGTCAGTAAGGAAGAGTTGAACCGCCAGCGTTTCCTATATCCTCTGGAGGCAGTAGGGGCGAGGGATGTTGCTTTGGCTGAGGCTTTTTCTGATGATTTCTTTTCGGTCATTCCCACAAAAAATCGGCTGATGCCGCATGCTTATGAGGTGCTGGAATATTTGGCGGGGAAATATAACCTCTATATCCTTTCCAATGGTTTCCAAGAACTGCAATGTCATAAGATGCGTTCGGCAGGTATCGACCGCTTTTTTAAGAAGATTGTTCTCTCTGATGACATCGGTATCTTGAAGCCCTGGCCCGAAATTTTTCATTTTGCCCTTTCTGCCACACAATCCGAGGTGCGTGATTCTTTGATGATAGGCGATAGTTGGGAGAATGATGTGGCAGGAGCCAAAGGAGTGGGTATGCACCAAGTGTTTTATAATGTAACGGGGAAGGAAGAACTGCCTTTCCAACCGACTTATCATATCAGTAATCTGAAAGAATTGATGCAGATTCTGTGA
- a CDS encoding mechanosensitive ion channel family protein gives MLLSLFMAAFAAQVADDGFSKLQIFLQQLIDWGVNAGGRIIGAIIIFVVGRFLISLLRKMLARLLAKRHVDASIQSFVKSLVNILLTILLIIAVIGKLGVETTSFAALLASAGVAIGMALSGNLQNFAGGLIVLLFRPFKVGDWIESQGVSGTVREIQIFHTILTTADNKVIYIPNGALSSGTVTNYSREDTRRVDWVIGVEYGENYDKVESTVRRIISEDSRILNTPEPFVALHALDASSVNVVIRVWVKSGDYWGVYFDMNKKIYSVFNEEGIDFPFPQLTVHQAKD, from the coding sequence ATGTTATTATCTTTATTCATGGCAGCCTTTGCTGCCCAAGTTGCTGACGACGGTTTCAGCAAACTGCAGATATTCCTTCAGCAATTGATAGATTGGGGCGTAAATGCCGGTGGACGTATTATCGGAGCCATCATCATCTTTGTGGTAGGACGGTTCCTGATTTCCCTTCTTCGGAAAATGCTGGCGAGGTTATTGGCAAAAAGACATGTGGATGCCAGTATCCAGAGCTTCGTGAAAAGTTTAGTCAATATCTTGCTGACCATTCTGCTGATTATTGCCGTTATCGGCAAATTGGGAGTGGAAACCACTTCTTTTGCAGCTTTGTTGGCATCTGCCGGTGTGGCTATCGGTATGGCACTTTCCGGAAACTTGCAGAATTTTGCGGGTGGACTGATTGTCTTGCTGTTCCGTCCTTTCAAGGTAGGTGACTGGATTGAAAGCCAGGGAGTGTCCGGAACGGTACGTGAGATTCAAATCTTCCATACGATTCTGACCACAGCCGACAATAAGGTAATCTATATACCTAACGGTGCGTTGAGCAGTGGTACAGTGACTAATTACAGCCGTGAGGATACGCGTCGTGTAGATTGGGTGATCGGTGTAGAATATGGTGAGAATTATGACAAGGTAGAGAGCACCGTGCGTCGTATCATCTCCGAAGACAGTCGTATCTTGAATACTCCCGAGCCGTTTGTGGCTCTTCATGCCCTGGATGCCAGCAGTGTGAATGTGGTGATTCGTGTTTGGGTGAAGAGCGGAGACTACTGGGGTGTTTATTTTGATATGAACAAGAAGATTTACTCCGTATTCAACGAGGAAGGTATCGACTTCCCATTCCCGCAGTTGACGGTGCATCAGGCGAAAGACTGA
- a CDS encoding N-acetyltransferase — protein MENSLPKYITLTEDNIDKEHICCAFSDKKCLEGYESKKEWLKKEFANGYVFRRLDARAKVFIEYVPAEYAWLPVTAPNYLMINCFWVSGQYKGQGHGYNLLQFVIEDAKKQQKNGLVTVVGTKKNHFMSDTKWLLQHGFKEIEKLPNGFSLLVMSFHENSAVPYFNDCVKSGECPDKLGIVAYYSNRCPYTDYYVNGVLRVLAQEINIPLKVIKLETREQAQNSPTPATIFSLFYNGKFVTTDLSICTESKFTKLLK, from the coding sequence ATGGAAAATAGTTTACCTAAATATATAACTCTAACAGAGGATAATATAGATAAAGAACATATCTGCTGCGCATTCTCTGACAAAAAATGCTTGGAAGGATATGAGTCCAAAAAGGAATGGCTAAAAAAGGAATTTGCTAATGGCTATGTTTTTAGGCGGCTTGATGCACGAGCCAAAGTTTTTATAGAATATGTTCCTGCTGAATATGCGTGGCTTCCGGTTACTGCCCCTAATTATTTAATGATTAATTGTTTTTGGGTTTCAGGGCAGTATAAAGGTCAAGGGCATGGATATAATTTGCTCCAATTTGTGATTGAAGATGCAAAAAAGCAACAAAAAAATGGATTGGTTACTGTTGTAGGTACAAAAAAGAACCATTTTATGAGTGATACGAAATGGTTGCTGCAACATGGCTTTAAGGAAATAGAAAAACTTCCAAATGGATTTTCATTGTTGGTAATGAGTTTTCATGAGAATAGTGCAGTTCCATATTTTAATGATTGCGTCAAAAGTGGAGAATGCCCCGACAAACTGGGAATAGTGGCTTATTATTCTAATCGTTGCCCATATACGGATTATTATGTAAATGGAGTGTTGCGTGTTCTTGCGCAAGAAATAAATATTCCTTTGAAAGTAATTAAATTGGAAACGAGAGAGCAAGCACAAAACTCTCCTACACCAGCTACTATATTTTCTCTTTTTTACAATGGGAAGTTTGTAACTACGGATTTAAGTATTTGTACTGAGTCTAAATTTACAAAACTATTAAAGTAG
- a CDS encoding AraC family transcriptional regulator — protein MKSSTENIYKQKVNQVIDYINFNLHQPLQLNVIADIVNMSQRQLLRMMSSALDEPLYSYVARQRVERAVLYMQTEDMSLQNLAGLVGYDNPQSFSKAFKKQFGISPKTYISRLRMRLKECEHDGKECELHSEVYNFEGLNLVYIRIWGKYGEEEPYETVWSKLIHFLKSNDLLLPDTRFIGLSFDDPNVTNPNQCRFYACASVQKEIMPTCEFGTIRLPQGKYAVYTLQGYYTDLQDWYNIINVSQEYSLRHGMSFEEYINYSKENKKESITKIYIPIK, from the coding sequence ATGAAAAGTAGCACTGAAAATATATACAAACAGAAAGTCAATCAAGTAATTGATTACATAAATTTTAATCTGCATCAGCCATTGCAATTGAATGTAATAGCCGACATAGTAAATATGTCTCAACGGCAATTGCTCCGTATGATGAGTTCTGCTTTGGATGAACCATTATACTCTTATGTGGCGAGGCAACGAGTAGAACGAGCTGTACTATATATGCAAACTGAAGACATGAGTTTACAGAATTTGGCTGGGTTAGTCGGCTACGATAATCCGCAATCGTTCTCCAAAGCATTTAAGAAACAATTTGGTATCTCTCCCAAAACATATATCAGCAGATTAAGGATGCGATTAAAAGAGTGCGAACATGATGGAAAGGAGTGCGAATTGCATTCTGAAGTCTACAATTTCGAGGGATTAAATTTAGTATATATCCGTATATGGGGTAAGTACGGAGAGGAAGAACCTTATGAAACAGTATGGAGTAAATTGATACATTTCTTAAAGAGCAATGACTTACTTCTGCCCGATACACGTTTTATTGGGTTAAGTTTTGACGACCCTAATGTGACAAACCCTAATCAATGTCGTTTCTATGCTTGTGCATCGGTACAAAAGGAAATTATGCCTACTTGTGAATTTGGTACAATCCGGCTACCACAAGGTAAATATGCGGTCTATACGTTGCAGGGGTATTATACAGATTTGCAGGACTGGTATAACATCATTAACGTAAGCCAAGAATATTCACTTCGTCATGGGATGTCTTTTGAGGAGTATATCAATTATTCAAAAGAAAATAAAAAAGAGAGTATCACAAAAATCTACATACCGATAAAATAA
- a CDS encoding TonB-dependent receptor, which yields MKRHAMATCLLMAALGVCAQTQEQDSLRVINLQEVEVISTRATNSTPVAFTNIGKEQLKKQNFGQDLPYLLSMTPSAITTSDAGAGVGYTTLRVRGTDGTRINVTANGIPINDAESHTVFWVNLPDFASSVKDMQVQRGAGTSTNGAGAFGASINMQTGDFSMKPYAEFNGSYGSFHTHKETVKVGTGLINNHWSFDARLSNISTDGYIDRASVGLNSYYLQGGYYNDNTSVKLITFAGKERTYHAWNYASKEEMERYGRRYNSCGFMYATDRDGHVYSKEYYKDDNGEKHYLTDEGGALHFYDDQTDNYTQKNYQLLFNHNFTSQWNLNIGLHYTKGDGYYQEYKGERSLAEYGMSPFEYNGGKIEVSDLIRKKAMDNWFGGGIFSVSYKADRLHASLGGALNRYDGDHFGKVLWVKNYIGELNPDHDYYRNNATKNDGNIYLKANYELVSGLSAYLDLQYRHINYKINGLNDKYNWTATTPGMQKLDIDEDFDFFNPKAGLSWQIDRNHRLYGSFSVAHKEPTRNNYTDGYFTEHPKAERLFDYELGYTFANSWLHAGANFYYMDYKDQLVLTGELNEIGEAMASNVPDSYRTGIELMAGIKLDCGFQWDINATLSKNRVQNFTETLFENEEAGSEAWVIEHGDTPIAFSPDFILNNRFGYTFKGFEASLQSQYISKQYMSNAKQEECTLDAYFVSNLNLSYTFKLPKVKSITIGCTIYNLFNEEYENNGYAGSGYYLDDNGGKVRYNYAGYAAQAGTNVLGHIAINF from the coding sequence ATGAAGAGACATGCAATGGCGACCTGCCTCCTTATGGCAGCACTGGGTGTCTGTGCGCAGACACAAGAGCAAGACAGTCTGCGGGTGATAAACCTGCAGGAAGTGGAAGTCATCTCCACACGTGCCACAAACAGCACACCGGTGGCATTCACCAATATAGGCAAAGAACAACTGAAAAAACAGAATTTCGGACAAGACCTGCCGTATCTGTTGAGCATGACACCCTCCGCCATTACTACCAGCGATGCCGGTGCCGGGGTGGGTTACACCACGCTGAGAGTCCGTGGAACAGACGGCACACGCATCAACGTCACCGCCAACGGTATTCCCATCAACGACGCGGAGAGTCACACGGTATTCTGGGTCAACCTGCCGGACTTCGCCTCCTCCGTCAAGGATATGCAGGTACAGCGCGGAGCAGGTACCTCAACGAACGGTGCAGGAGCTTTCGGTGCCAGCATCAACATGCAGACGGGTGATTTCTCCATGAAACCCTATGCAGAATTCAACGGTTCCTACGGCTCCTTCCATACGCACAAGGAGACGGTGAAAGTGGGAACGGGACTCATCAACAATCATTGGTCGTTCGATGCGCGGCTCTCCAACATCAGTACGGACGGGTATATAGACCGGGCGTCTGTGGGACTGAACTCCTATTATCTGCAAGGAGGATACTACAATGACAATACCTCCGTCAAACTGATAACCTTTGCCGGCAAAGAGCGCACTTACCACGCATGGAACTATGCCAGCAAGGAGGAGATGGAACGTTACGGACGGCGTTACAATTCCTGCGGATTCATGTACGCCACCGACCGGGACGGCCATGTATACAGCAAAGAATATTATAAAGACGACAACGGCGAGAAGCATTACCTCACGGACGAAGGAGGTGCACTGCATTTCTATGACGACCAGACCGACAACTATACGCAGAAGAATTACCAGTTGCTGTTCAACCACAATTTCACCTCGCAATGGAATCTGAATATCGGCCTGCACTACACCAAAGGCGACGGGTACTACCAGGAATATAAAGGCGAACGCTCGTTGGCAGAGTACGGCATGTCGCCTTTCGAATACAACGGCGGCAAGATAGAAGTAAGCGACCTTATCCGCAAGAAGGCAATGGACAACTGGTTTGGCGGCGGAATCTTCTCCGTAAGCTACAAAGCCGACCGTCTGCATGCCTCGCTAGGCGGTGCACTGAACCGCTATGACGGCGACCACTTCGGAAAAGTGCTTTGGGTAAAGAACTATATCGGCGAACTGAACCCCGACCACGACTACTACCGCAACAACGCCACAAAGAACGACGGAAATATTTATCTGAAAGCCAATTATGAACTGGTAAGCGGCCTCAGCGCCTACCTCGACCTGCAATACCGCCACATCAACTACAAGATAAACGGACTGAACGACAAGTACAACTGGACTGCCACCACTCCGGGAATGCAAAAATTGGACATTGACGAAGACTTCGACTTCTTCAACCCGAAAGCCGGACTGTCCTGGCAAATCGACCGCAACCACCGCCTATACGGTTCGTTCAGCGTAGCCCATAAAGAGCCTACGCGCAACAACTACACCGACGGCTACTTCACCGAACATCCCAAGGCTGAGCGCTTGTTCGACTACGAACTGGGATATACCTTCGCCAACTCATGGCTCCATGCGGGTGCCAACTTCTACTATATGGACTATAAAGACCAGCTGGTACTGACGGGAGAGCTGAACGAGATAGGCGAAGCCATGGCCAGCAACGTGCCCGACAGCTACCGTACGGGTATTGAACTGATGGCTGGCATCAAACTGGACTGCGGCTTCCAATGGGATATCAATGCCACACTCAGCAAGAACCGTGTGCAGAACTTTACCGAGACACTTTTTGAAAACGAGGAGGCAGGGTCGGAAGCATGGGTCATCGAACACGGAGATACCCCCATCGCATTCTCTCCCGACTTCATACTGAACAACCGCTTCGGCTATACGTTCAAGGGATTCGAAGCCTCGTTACAGTCACAATATATCAGCAAGCAATACATGAGTAACGCCAAGCAAGAGGAGTGCACGCTGGATGCTTATTTCGTAAGCAACCTGAATCTGTCCTATACCTTCAAGTTGCCTAAAGTAAAGTCGATAACCATAGGGTGCACTATCTATAATCTGTTCAATGAAGAATACGAGAATAACGGATACGCAGGCAGCGGATACTATCTCGACGATAACGGAGGAAAAGTCCGTTACAACTATGCCGGCTACGCTGCCCAGGCGGGAACGAATGTATTGGGACATATAGCAATCAATTTCTGA
- a CDS encoding thymidine kinase → MVLFSEDHIQETKRRGRIEVICGSMFSGKTEELIRRLKRAKFAKQRVEIFKPAIDTRYSEADVVSHDSHSIASTPIDSSASILLFTSEIDVVGIDEAQFFDSGLIDVCNQLANNGIRVIVAGLDMDFRGIPFGPMPGLCAIADEVSKVHAICVKCGQLASFSHRTVKNDKQVLLGETEEYEPLCRECYQQAIQADQKESGH, encoded by the coding sequence ATGGTATTATTCTCAGAAGATCATATACAGGAAACCAAACGCAGGGGAAGAATTGAGGTCATTTGCGGTTCCATGTTCTCCGGCAAAACCGAAGAGCTGATAAGGAGACTGAAACGGGCAAAGTTTGCCAAACAACGCGTAGAGATATTCAAGCCTGCCATAGACACCCGTTATTCCGAAGCCGATGTAGTATCGCATGACAGTCATTCCATAGCCTCCACTCCCATCGATTCATCTGCCAGTATTCTGCTGTTCACTTCAGAGATAGATGTAGTGGGCATTGACGAAGCCCAGTTCTTTGACAGCGGCCTGATTGATGTATGCAACCAGCTTGCCAACAATGGTATACGCGTCATTGTAGCCGGACTGGATATGGACTTCCGCGGTATTCCATTCGGCCCTATGCCGGGACTGTGTGCCATTGCAGACGAAGTTTCCAAAGTACATGCCATCTGTGTGAAATGTGGTCAACTTGCCTCGTTCTCCCACCGTACCGTCAAGAACGACAAACAAGTACTGCTGGGAGAAACCGAAGAGTACGAACCGCTATGCCGAGAGTGCTATCAGCAAGCCATCCAAGCCGACCAAAAGGAAAGCGGTCATTAA